From a region of the Arachis ipaensis cultivar K30076 chromosome B09, Araip1.1, whole genome shotgun sequence genome:
- the LOC107618461 gene encoding histone H1, translated as MSTAAAQPKTKKTASSKKLPSHPTFAEMITDAISSLKERTGSSQYAITKFIEEKHKNLPPTFRKLLLHNLKKSVAAGKLVKVKNSFKLAPKAASPPAPVKAPAKASSVAAAKPKAAAASKPGPKPASKPKAKPAAITKKAAAKPKAKTAPTSAKPKRKTKAKAPAKKVAAKPVKKTPVKKPKSVKSPAKKAAAKKTKK; from the exons ATGTCTACCGCCGCAGCACAGCCCAAGACCAAGAAAACGGCTTCGTCCAAGAAGCTTCCTTCTCACCCCACCTTCGCCGAG atgaTAACGGACGCGATTTCGAGTTTGAAAGAGAGAACTGGTTCAAGTCAATATGCGATAACGAAGTTCATCGAAGAGAAGCACAAGAATCTTCCACCAACCTTCCGGAAGCTTCTTCTCCACAACCTCAAGAAATCCGTCGCTGCTGGAAAGCTCGTGAAAGTGAAGAATTCATTCAAGCTTGCGCCGAAAGCTGCTTCTCCTCCCGCTCCAGTGAAGGCTCCAGCGAAGGCTTCTTCTGTTGCCGCCGCCAAGCCTAAAGCGGCGGCGGCTTCCAAGCCTGGTCCCAAGCCTGCATCCAAACCTAAAGCCAAACCAGCTGCCATTACGAAGAAGGCCGCTGCCAAACCTAAAGCCAAAACTGCCCCTACTTCTGCAAAGCCGAAGCGGAAGACAAAAGCGAAGGCTCCGGCGAAGAAGGTTGCTGCCAAGCCGGTGAAGAAGACGCCAGTTAAAAAGCCGAAAAGCGTGAAGTCTCCAGCGAAGAAAGCAGCGGCGAAGAAGACTAAGAAGTGA
- the LOC107615583 gene encoding uncharacterized protein LOC107615583, which translates to MACHRGNNSASNSTTSTVTRVENSRPVFPDMSRAMPVNQPSQTVGSLANIRQQMDESHHDLVNMLTHQMVTVLNPLLENINTRIEQLNRQVNRIATVVNLEENDNQGLRFDNVNQNGGAIPNYDVHMPRHGQNADDMPYFVSAFPECVQQAELPRGWKIPKSLAKFSGKENESTVEHIARYTIEIGKALERNFHDQFFRGELKVSLTDLFSVKRAKGESIDTYLARFRNMRNKCFTPIPKTEVVKMATNGLEFGVRKKLVNQHTLDLSQLAERVRQIEQIKKKENFKKDSKKVAYVDCFSDSSDSDEKEVYIAELRGGPPYVCKSLKPVKGKEKVSLYSKTENKTYSFDISKADQIFEVLLKDK; encoded by the exons ATGGCTTGCCACCGGG GAAATAACAGTGCATCTAATTCTACTACATCCACTGTCACTAGGGTAGAAAATTCCAGACCTGTATTTCCTGACATGTCAAGAGCAATGCCTGTTAATCAACCTAGTCAAACCGTGGGATCTTTAGCAAATATTAGGCAACAGATGGATGAAAGCCACCATGATCTAGTAAACATGTTAACTCATCAGATGGTGACAGTTTTAAATCCTCTTTTAGAAAATATAAACACTAGAATTGAACAATTAAATAGGCAAGTTAATAGGATTGCTACTGtggtaaatttagaagaaaatgacAACCAAGGTTTAAGATTTGATAATGTCAATCAGAACGGTGGAGCAATTCCTAATTATGATGTTCATATGCCTAGACATGGTCAAAATGCTGATGATAT GCCATATTTTGTGTCTGCTTTTCCTGAATGTGTCCAACAAGCAGAGCTCCCAAGGGGTTGGAAAATTCCAAAATCCCTTGCAAAATTTTCTGGAAAAGAAAATGAGTCTACAGTAGAGCATATTGCTCGATATACTATTGAAATTGGGAAAGCA TTAGAAAGAAATTTTCATGATCAGTTTTTCCGAGGTGAATTGAAAGTTAGTCTTACGGATTTATTCTCTGTCAAACGTGCAAAAGGAGAATCCATTGATACTTATTTGGCGCGATTTAGAAACATGAGAAATAAGTGTTTTACTCCGATTCCGAAAACTGAAGTTGTCAAAATGGCTACTAATGGGTTAGAATTTGGAGTTAGGAAGAAACTTGTCaatcaacatactttagatcTTTCCCAGTTAGCTGAAAGAGTAAGACAAatagaacaaattaaaaaaaaagaaaatttcaaaaaagattCTAAAAAAGTTGCATATGTGGATTGTTTTTCCGATAGTAGTGATTCAGATGAGAAAGAGGTTTATATTGCTGAATTGCGTGGGGGTCCTCCTTATGTATGCAAATCTTTGAAGCCtgttaaaggaaaagaaaaggtttcTTTATATTCCAAAACTGAAAATAAGACTTATTCTTTTGATATTTCTAAGGCAGATCAAATATTTGAAGTTTTATTAAAAGATAAGTAG